TCGCTTGGGTTTGTGGTATGACTCCCGGTTTACCTGGTATTGCCTGGGAAGTCAATAACAATTATTTCCACAACACTGGTATTGTTAACTTCTTCTACGGTGATTCATTCTTCTCATTCTTGatctctttctttgtttacTGGGGACTGTGTCTACTCTTCCCTATCAAGATCGTTGTCAAACACGATGACAAGGATTACTACGGTGCATTCACTGACGaagaagcaagaaagaagggCATGGTTCCATTCAGCGAaatttctgaagaagaaattgctgcTTACACATTAGGTGAAGGATACACCACTGGTCATGAATTCAGACCTGACGGATCCGACGAAGAAGTGCCTGAATTGGCCAAGACTAGCTCTGAAAACACCAACGAGTTTGAAATAGTTCACCAAAagcaagatgaaaaaaattcttccaCCGCCAGTGAAAGAGCCaactaataaaaaaaagaaaacattatAAAACACTTAAaataccaaagaaaaaactttatccTTATCTCTTAATAGCTTCATGCACTAATTCATTTTTACCAcaagattttttcttcgttctcttttttcatcattatcagCTCTTCTCATTCAAACAACCATGTACAATAGATATATAAATCAAATAATTTGAACCAAAATAGCAATTTTCATCATATTTACAAAGACTCTTTCTATCTCTCTCTattatttgctttttcttttgtttcctATCTTGTCTTTTGGCATTTAAAACATTTGCTAAGGGGAGAAGCTACGGCCCGTCCAGACCAAACTTACTCCCAGCCACtcatttccattatttctttcttctttcactCTCCCGTTTATAGTtgttatttgtttttggcCCAGCGCTCTTAGTGCTTgacttttgaaatttcacTTGTTTCCAGTACCGGCTAGTAATTCGAAATTTTGCTCTTGAAACTCACGAGAACTACAAACACAAAATATAGGTAAGTGAGACACAGTACCCCCAGCACAAAACCCACGGTCGTTGGTATATTGGAACCtatatacaaaaacaaGTCCAATGACTGATTCGGGACCAGAGTTCAGTAAGGAGGAACACTCCAATTCTCCGAGCAAGCAACACACAAGAAATAACAGCATACCCAAAAATACGAAGTTGAGTAACATATCGAATAGCTCACCTAAGAGACTAGCAGACAAATAtgacaaaagaaaaagtgaTTTCTCAAAGGGCTTCCTTCCGCATAACATTTCAAGGACACCAAGGAGAAAATATACCTACATTCTAGTTCTCACTTCACTAAATGGAACCTTTGAAAGGAAGCACGTAATGGTACCATTCAAACCGGACGGGCTGAAGTTGGGGAGACCTGTTGCTAACAGCAACAATAACTCCAACTCATCGCTCAGGGGCGGCAAGAGACTAGATTCACACGCCTTTTCCCAGGTTAGGTCCGATAATGGTAATTTCGATTCAAGAGTACTTTCCAGAAATCATGCATTGTTGAGTTGTGATCCCCTTACGGGGAAGATATATATACGAGACTTGAAATCTAGTAACGGCACATTCATTAATGGGCACAGAATTGGTTCAAATGACGTAGAAATCAAAGTTGGCGACGTGATAGACCTGGGAACCGATATAGATACGAAGATTGAGCATCGTAAGATAAGTGCCACAGTGGAAGAGCTCTTCGTACAGCCTTTGCTAGAAGCACCAATCCCTCAAGAAGACCTTGATGTTCATGACTGTGGTacgatttcaaaaagagaagaggcTGCTGCTATAACAagttatatatatggtGATTCCAACAACCTGGAGTTGGAAGAAGTTATTTTAGGTTCCGAGACAGAAATACTCAGTGga
This DNA window, taken from Saccharomyces eubayanus strain FM1318 chromosome XII, whole genome shotgun sequence, encodes the following:
- the FAR10 gene encoding Far10p, giving the protein MTDSGPEFSKEEHSNSPSKQHTRNNSIPKNTKLSNISNSSPKRLADKYDKRKSDFSKGFLPHNISRTPRRKYTYILVLTSLNGTFERKHVMVPFKPDGLKLGRPVANSNNNSNSSLRGGKRLDSHAFSQVRSDNGNFDSRVLSRNHALLSCDPLTGKIYIRDLKSSNGTFINGHRIGSNDVEIKVGDVIDLGTDIDTKIEHRKISATVEELFVQPLLEAPIPQEDLDVHDCGTISKREEAAAITSYIYGDSNNLELEEVILGSETEILSGIFINNCIGTSSTLSNVIKTLATEISFSKYDNSKLQSMENFLISYTTHLEYTNKLLVEKNDQQLVKLQNGLRRKLSEKYEKIIEQNRNQIKQLERDHMFSKKSFEVKKRRSNEKQRNIEREIEDLKTRLEVERYKNSQILKKNKLKGQEPLTASKKNKDAHDTKSVPGVNPNDVGRFSIKKSLSDHLTLLTFGTISIGIIAIVFKFFTPS